In Dyadobacter sp. NIV53, a single window of DNA contains:
- a CDS encoding ATP-binding protein, translated as MKDTNLFNLLIWFPDKILRQKVIFFCTLYCITSALILKIRAQDFLPDPEIISDHNSLTNSITSSILQDLKGFIWIATSDGLCRFDGSSFKVFLSQETDITSLSSAPVKTLKLDSKGRIWIFSEESDLHIFDPGNESFINFLNLAFYKQHFGGAMIETMFIDSNDCLWLGLKLNGEQAITLVSIDVSTNAYTVLHGLDKPSYFADNELVRDIVQDKDGIIWVITDSGLEKYDESANAFSKVKFPDEISAIYMNNAPEKIFVSPGNELLIGFQSGLIVLESGRESFHYYPLSTQDSTELCFASDSRGDVFFANGPHLFRYRKISRPELVAEFDKSSGCCLSMLIDSSDVLWLGTAGMGVWKYDLNSSWLVSSLNPSQHSVDRFDPKVQITSVKINNKPVALKSVKTLKNRPSHSTSHIILDHDQNFITIRFAAMQYNRPVKNQYRYWLKGLERGWVYTSEPQAIYTALRPGNYTLIINASNTSGVWSKQINKLEITVNPPWWATWWAYSLYTLIVIGVCYGMVRIYFRQKEAEQLRMMDEVKSLFFANITHELRTPLTLILSLVDSLIPEFQQSPYSKRLVSISRNARHLLELINQLLDLSKLDAQAMSVEETRGQLSEFVGQLIEKFSQQAESGGLKITYHQSVRGQYWFDSGKLDTILSNLLANAIKFTPVGGQVHVELTASAFIKLHVMDTGKGIPQDQQNRIFDRFYRVADSSGNRRQTGTGIGLALVKELVQLQGGYITVESQAGRGSRFLVLLPYQPVEVAESAMTSQQPVNQEENIEKNLSEADAPAVLLVEDNDEMAEFIIECFPAHYRVLRSVNGMAGVEQAREMIPDLIISDVLMPEMSGFKLCQTLKADILTSHIPVILLTAKATHESRMEGLSAGADDYITKPFHVEELRLRVANLLEQRQRLREWVYKSIVPAGRDEEPAVTEDPFLTRLHALLEAKLDVDTYGVEELANEMGMSRVTLYRKVKAVTSLTANDVIRNYRLKRAAHFLKTGLNSTETSYRVGFDTPSYFAKCFRDLYHMSPSEYAQKYQEQ; from the coding sequence ATGAAAGATACAAATCTGTTCAACTTGCTGATTTGGTTTCCGGATAAAATCCTCCGGCAGAAAGTGATCTTTTTCTGTACACTATACTGTATTACATCAGCACTAATTTTAAAAATCCGGGCCCAGGATTTTCTTCCCGATCCGGAAATTATTTCCGATCACAATAGCTTGACCAATAGCATAACATCATCTATTTTGCAGGATTTGAAGGGGTTTATCTGGATAGCAACCAGTGATGGGTTATGTCGGTTTGATGGTAGCAGCTTTAAGGTATTTCTTTCACAGGAAACGGATATTACCTCTTTGTCATCTGCCCCTGTAAAAACATTAAAGCTGGATTCCAAGGGCAGGATCTGGATATTTTCTGAGGAGTCTGACCTACATATTTTTGATCCTGGTAATGAATCATTTATTAACTTCTTAAATCTGGCATTTTACAAACAGCACTTCGGAGGTGCTATGATTGAAACCATGTTTATTGACAGCAACGACTGTCTATGGCTCGGACTTAAACTGAATGGTGAGCAGGCCATTACATTGGTCAGTATTGACGTGAGTACAAATGCTTATACCGTACTTCATGGTTTGGATAAGCCTTCTTATTTTGCTGATAATGAATTAGTAAGAGACATTGTTCAGGATAAAGACGGTATAATTTGGGTAATAACTGATTCTGGTTTGGAAAAGTATGATGAGTCAGCGAACGCTTTCAGCAAAGTAAAATTTCCTGATGAAATATCTGCAATTTACATGAACAATGCACCTGAAAAGATATTCGTCAGTCCCGGTAATGAATTGTTGATTGGTTTCCAGTCAGGCCTGATCGTCCTGGAATCAGGGCGGGAAAGTTTTCATTATTACCCACTTTCCACACAAGACTCGACAGAGCTATGTTTTGCGTCTGATAGCCGCGGGGACGTCTTTTTTGCCAATGGGCCGCATTTGTTTCGCTACCGGAAAATTTCCAGACCCGAACTTGTTGCTGAATTTGATAAATCGTCCGGATGCTGCCTTAGTATGTTGATAGATAGCTCTGATGTGCTTTGGTTAGGAACAGCCGGAATGGGAGTTTGGAAATATGACCTGAATTCAAGCTGGTTAGTATCATCCCTGAATCCCAGCCAACACTCAGTTGACCGTTTCGACCCAAAAGTTCAGATTACATCAGTGAAAATCAATAACAAACCGGTTGCGCTGAAATCAGTAAAAACTTTAAAAAACAGGCCTTCACATTCCACCTCACATATAATACTCGATCATGACCAGAATTTTATCACAATACGATTTGCAGCCATGCAGTATAACCGCCCGGTTAAAAATCAATATCGCTACTGGTTAAAGGGATTAGAGCGCGGATGGGTTTATACCAGTGAGCCTCAGGCGATTTACACAGCATTGAGGCCAGGGAATTATACATTAATTATAAATGCCTCTAACACATCCGGCGTCTGGAGTAAGCAGATAAATAAGCTTGAAATTACGGTTAATCCACCTTGGTGGGCGACCTGGTGGGCGTATAGTTTGTATACATTAATTGTAATTGGAGTGTGTTACGGGATGGTCCGGATTTATTTCAGACAAAAGGAAGCGGAACAGCTTCGTATGATGGATGAGGTAAAATCACTCTTTTTTGCCAACATCACACATGAATTGCGCACACCTTTAACACTAATTCTATCACTGGTAGATTCATTAATACCCGAATTTCAGCAGTCTCCATATTCCAAACGCCTGGTTTCAATTAGTAGAAATGCCCGCCATTTACTTGAACTCATCAATCAGCTCCTAGACCTTTCCAAACTGGATGCACAGGCTATGTCCGTTGAAGAGACACGCGGACAGTTAAGTGAGTTTGTCGGCCAGCTGATCGAAAAGTTTAGCCAGCAGGCAGAAAGCGGAGGCCTGAAAATTACCTATCATCAAAGTGTACGGGGACAATATTGGTTTGATTCCGGCAAACTGGATACAATTTTATCCAATTTGCTCGCCAATGCGATCAAGTTTACACCGGTTGGCGGGCAGGTTCATGTGGAACTTACCGCTTCGGCATTTATAAAGCTTCATGTAATGGATACGGGCAAAGGTATTCCGCAGGATCAGCAAAATCGGATTTTTGACCGGTTTTACAGGGTGGCCGATTCTTCGGGTAACCGCAGGCAGACAGGTACCGGAATTGGCCTGGCTCTGGTAAAAGAACTGGTTCAATTGCAGGGAGGATATATTACTGTTGAAAGCCAGGCAGGGCGCGGCAGCCGATTTTTAGTACTGCTGCCTTATCAACCCGTGGAAGTGGCTGAGTCAGCCATGACTTCGCAACAACCTGTCAATCAGGAAGAAAACATTGAAAAAAATCTTAGCGAAGCGGATGCGCCGGCAGTTCTACTGGTAGAAGATAATGATGAAATGGCGGAGTTTATAATCGAGTGCTTTCCGGCACATTACCGCGTTTTGCGTTCAGTTAACGGAATGGCAGGCGTAGAGCAGGCCAGGGAAATGATTCCGGATCTGATAATCAGTGATGTTCTGATGCCGGAAATGAGTGGATTCAAGCTTTGTCAAACATTAAAGGCCGACATATTGACCAGCCATATTCCTGTGATTTTACTGACTGCGAAGGCAACACATGAAAGCAGGATGGAAGGCCTTTCTGCCGGTGCGGATGATTATATTACCAAACCTTTTCATGTGGAGGAACTACGGCTGCGTGTAGCTAATTTGCTTGAACAGCGCCAGCGTTTGCGTGAATGGGTTTATAAAAGCATAGTTCCGGCCGGGCGGGATGAAGAGCCGGCGGTAACTGAGGATCCTTTTCTTACGCGCCTGCATGCCCTGTTGGAAGCGAAACTGGATGTTGATACGTATGGAGTTGAAGAACTGGCAAATGAGATGGGGATGAGCCGTGTAACGTTGTACCGGAAGGTCAAAGCGGTAACCAGCCTGACCGCTAATGATGTGATCCGTAATTATCGTTTAAAACGAGCTGCCCATTTTTTAAAAACCGGATTAAACAGTACTGAAACTTCTTATCGGGTGGGCTTTGATACACCTTCTTATTTTGCTAAATGTTTCCGGGATTTGTATCACATGAGTCCTTCGGAATATGCACAAAAATATCAGGAACAGTAA
- a CDS encoding InlB B-repeat-containing protein: MKILYSITHSKFKFSFFNSFCKPAVYTLFFIIIHISAFGQWTRKADELRQRAEGINAVYQNKLYVFGGFYNNPVIEKTNEVYDIATDKWSKIASFPVGKEITHQGLVLVDDNIWLIGGRAIDAHGPASSQVIIYNITTNTWSNGPELIDPATGIPFPMGAGGYVLVGRTIHVFGGFGPTLCDDQATLHLTIDVDQYNANRATTTWENKLAPMPIPRNHISYVVLGGKIYALGGQFKHDCGAADQKYCHVYDPATNIWTRLTDLPIQRSHAEGSTFAVDGKIFLVAGQGVNNATQNTVYQFTPQSNNGLGAWTNLTAYKLPGSFLGLSAKLAANKFIITNGALNQYNNERKETYIATVARSSARTLGFGSACISQNAGDGTNIKARNLLYSIEDTAPYTLTSDANWLTVSRNGVGVATLNGIDVEVNINTVGLAPGSYKGTITARAAATASTASFCVNLNVTSSSGYGLTVTPVGNGKILKNPDQPVYPVNSVVALNAVPDSGWKFNGWTGDLVTTSNPIDVTMDRNLAITATFIEDVKPPIDPPVDPPTPPVSLVSNISTATGRVYRLTTLTTTKAFYTDRAYPITSVPASLVNASLIQTPNDDKKNATSSVFSFNLSRPATVYIAYDPRATVLPAWLQGWQKLTDIIGLQDPLISYFSLYSKTFPAGKVTLGGNMASPAKGTQGNYFVIAKDITAPGAAPRIAAGENNPNPLVALENPKKVVLENIIGTADIKPVIYPNPVQESFRIVFPENYKGLQEIRIVDTKGNTFKLRKPDLRSSGNVTDVNIGQFSLKPGLYSVAVISVDGKKDVIRIMAGQKDN; encoded by the coding sequence ATGAAAATCCTCTATTCAATCACTCATTCAAAATTTAAATTTTCTTTTTTCAATTCCTTTTGCAAGCCTGCCGTTTATACTCTTTTCTTTATTATTATACATATATCTGCTTTTGGGCAGTGGACCAGAAAAGCAGATGAACTGAGACAACGAGCCGAAGGTATTAATGCGGTATATCAAAACAAACTTTACGTATTTGGTGGTTTTTATAACAATCCGGTTATTGAAAAAACCAATGAAGTATATGATATTGCAACCGATAAGTGGAGCAAAATTGCTTCATTTCCAGTTGGCAAAGAAATTACCCATCAGGGCCTGGTATTGGTTGATGACAATATCTGGCTGATTGGCGGAAGGGCCATCGATGCACACGGACCGGCAAGCAGCCAGGTGATCATTTATAATATTACCACCAACACCTGGTCTAACGGTCCGGAACTTATTGACCCGGCTACCGGGATCCCGTTCCCGATGGGAGCTGGAGGTTACGTTTTAGTAGGCCGTACCATTCATGTGTTTGGCGGTTTTGGCCCCACACTTTGCGACGATCAGGCGACACTTCACTTAACTATTGATGTGGACCAATACAATGCAAATCGTGCAACAACAACCTGGGAGAACAAATTGGCTCCAATGCCTATTCCACGAAACCATATAAGTTATGTCGTTCTGGGTGGTAAAATATATGCACTTGGTGGACAGTTTAAACATGATTGCGGAGCAGCAGACCAAAAATACTGTCACGTTTATGATCCTGCGACAAATATCTGGACAAGGTTAACTGACCTGCCCATTCAACGTTCACATGCCGAAGGTTCTACTTTTGCAGTTGATGGAAAAATATTTCTGGTTGCAGGCCAGGGTGTAAATAATGCAACCCAAAATACGGTTTACCAATTTACACCTCAATCCAATAATGGGCTTGGCGCATGGACAAACCTGACTGCGTATAAATTACCCGGTAGTTTTCTGGGACTATCGGCTAAGCTGGCGGCAAATAAATTCATTATCACCAACGGTGCGCTGAACCAATACAACAATGAGCGCAAAGAAACTTATATAGCTACTGTTGCAAGAAGCAGTGCAAGAACATTGGGATTTGGAAGTGCCTGTATTTCGCAAAATGCAGGAGATGGCACAAATATAAAGGCGCGTAATTTGCTTTACTCCATTGAAGACACCGCTCCTTACACACTTACTTCTGATGCTAACTGGCTTACAGTTTCGAGGAACGGAGTTGGCGTAGCTACTCTAAATGGAATTGATGTTGAAGTTAATATCAACACAGTTGGTTTGGCTCCCGGTTCTTACAAAGGAACCATCACAGCCAGGGCAGCTGCGACTGCTTCCACTGCATCGTTTTGTGTAAACCTGAATGTTACTTCTTCCTCCGGATACGGCCTTACCGTTACTCCTGTGGGAAATGGCAAAATTCTTAAAAATCCTGATCAGCCGGTATACCCGGTAAACAGTGTAGTTGCATTGAATGCAGTACCCGATTCAGGCTGGAAATTTAACGGCTGGACGGGCGACCTTGTGACCACCAGTAATCCAATTGATGTAACTATGGACAGAAATCTAGCCATAACTGCCACGTTCATAGAGGATGTAAAGCCGCCGATCGACCCGCCAGTAGATCCGCCAACTCCACCGGTGAGCCTTGTCAGCAACATCAGTACTGCAACCGGAAGAGTTTACCGGCTTACAACTTTAACCACAACCAAAGCTTTTTATACTGATCGGGCTTATCCGATAACGTCCGTACCTGCATCGCTGGTAAATGCTTCCCTCATCCAAACGCCCAATGATGACAAGAAGAATGCAACCTCATCAGTATTTTCCTTTAATTTAAGCAGGCCCGCAACTGTTTATATTGCTTATGATCCGCGTGCAACTGTGCTGCCTGCCTGGCTTCAGGGCTGGCAAAAACTTACCGATATTATTGGATTGCAAGATCCGCTGATCAGTTATTTTTCACTTTACAGCAAAACCTTTCCTGCGGGAAAAGTAACATTGGGCGGAAACATGGCAAGCCCTGCAAAAGGAACCCAGGGCAATTATTTTGTTATAGCCAAAGACATAACAGCTCCTGGCGCAGCTCCCAGAATTGCTGCTGGTGAAAATAATCCCAATCCGTTGGTTGCATTGGAAAATCCAAAAAAAGTAGTTCTTGAAAATATTATAGGAACCGCGGATATTAAACCTGTAATATATCCAAATCCTGTACAGGAATCTTTCCGTATTGTTTTTCCCGAAAATTATAAAGGATTACAGGAAATACGAATTGTAGATACAAAGGGCAACACGTTCAAACTCAGAAAACCGGATCTCAGATCATCAGGTAATGTGACTGATGTGAATATTGGCCAATTTTCACTAAAACCAGGTTTGTACTCGGTAGCTGTTATATCAGTTGATGGTAAAAAAGATGTAATCAGAATTATGGCCGGACAAAAAGATAATTAA
- a CDS encoding LuxR C-terminal-related transcriptional regulator yields MKKEKPDKPGYAPLTVPTPDFSNHHSFNNLYMLEFLFPGYVISRCGAEPGPQFLSRNSAAFFGFRDEELARKDFNDLKRLIHPDDFEPYQRIRHRVREVIKQTPESEIFQYRFIVQYRFLRRNRYIVLHEESMYYPDETGRINRFTLFREVTSEQRFNHIQLEWYRINELGYQRISSYVPLDQDQELTARETEVIQLIVNGLSSKEIADRLHISINTVKNHRSSLFRKTHSRNMADLVRSASFAY; encoded by the coding sequence GTGAAAAAAGAAAAGCCTGATAAGCCCGGCTACGCACCGCTTACCGTCCCCACACCGGATTTTTCCAATCATCATTCTTTTAACAATTTATATATGCTGGAATTTTTATTTCCCGGATATGTAATAAGCCGTTGCGGAGCCGAACCAGGCCCTCAGTTTTTGAGCCGTAACAGTGCTGCCTTTTTTGGTTTTCGGGATGAGGAATTAGCCCGCAAGGATTTTAACGATTTAAAACGTCTTATTCATCCCGACGATTTTGAGCCTTATCAGCGTATCCGGCATAGGGTCAGGGAGGTAATTAAGCAAACTCCTGAAAGCGAAATATTTCAGTACCGGTTTATTGTTCAGTATCGTTTTTTAAGACGAAACCGATATATCGTTTTGCATGAGGAAAGCATGTATTATCCCGATGAAACCGGCCGCATAAACCGGTTTACGTTATTTCGGGAAGTTACTTCAGAACAGCGTTTTAATCATATTCAACTCGAATGGTACAGGATAAACGAACTTGGTTACCAGCGCATCAGCAGCTATGTGCCCCTGGATCAGGACCAGGAGCTCACAGCGCGTGAAACGGAAGTAATTCAGCTTATCGTTAATGGTTTAAGCAGTAAGGAAATCGCCGACCGGCTGCACATCAGTATCAACACCGTAAAAAATCACAGAAGCAGTCTTTTTCGCAAAACACATTCCCGGAATATGGCCGATCTGGTACGAAGCGCATCCTTTGCTTATTGA
- a CDS encoding MarR family winged helix-turn-helix transcriptional regulator, protein MSAENQFNRIEDEIQQYTFRNELSKAGINLIYTGTWLKTAHSDFFKSFGITWPQHNLLRILRGQKGKPVNVNAVKERMMDKSSNVSRITEKLQKKKLIECRPSLTDKRSVDITITQKGLDLLSTVESRVHEINNLLSHLESGELVLLNMILDKIRNGKDNPS, encoded by the coding sequence ATGAGTGCTGAAAACCAATTTAACAGAATTGAAGACGAAATACAGCAATACACATTCCGAAACGAACTTTCCAAAGCAGGAATAAACCTTATCTATACAGGAACCTGGCTGAAAACAGCACATAGTGATTTTTTTAAATCCTTTGGAATTACATGGCCCCAGCACAATCTGCTGCGTATTTTGCGCGGACAAAAGGGGAAGCCGGTTAATGTCAATGCTGTGAAGGAAAGAATGATGGATAAATCATCAAATGTGTCTCGTATTACTGAAAAACTGCAAAAGAAGAAACTTATTGAATGCCGGCCGTCTCTCACCGATAAACGTTCTGTCGACATAACCATTACGCAAAAAGGATTGGATTTGCTAAGTACAGTGGAAAGTCGTGTGCACGAAATCAACAACCTGCTTTCTCATCTTGAATCGGGCGAACTGGTACTTTTAAATATGATTCTGGATAAAATCCGGAACGGTAAGGATAATCCTTCCTGA
- a CDS encoding C1 family peptidase, which translates to MNWNNLGGIFDVKAGLSAVSWKPDRLDILSVAGSSVWHKAWDSGSWYPSPADWGNLGGKFDFDTDVAAVSWGKDRLDIFGMAGNSVWHKAWDGSQWYPSPDGWNNLGGKFDPGTKLTAVSWGNNRLDIFALAGQSIWHKAWDTNQWYPSPDGWNNLGGKFNPGTSISAVSWDKGRLDIFAMAGNSIWQKTWDTNQWYPSPTDWTNLGGSFDQLTSISAVSWAKNRLDIFALAGNSIWQKTWDTNQWYPSHSDWTNLGGIFDQGTSIATVSWDKNRLDIFALAGNSVWHKAWDTNQWYPSHSDWYNLGGYFDKGTRLSAVSWAKNRLDIFAHAGHSVWHKAWDGSRWWPYEAVSVDLRPTIIDMGLVPKSQGYRGTCSVFASTFLLEYMTCKEKNRSNLDYSEEYLNAVTNTAIGYEEDGDFFSSITKGYGEYGIVDEVSFPYQSSFDPKHKPSQKLMNIGKAARFLKSEIMYASKPNPSGGSPRGLSNNQIESVKKLLESGVPVAMGFHGASALQTSDMNGITAWNDLSDEVTGAYAHSVPVVGYWAATGGTDVGYFIFRNSGGPDWGDHGYGYFSFNYVSKFVYDVVLYDKEPKFSLTDVVAATVKPKLVKLPFITEAEMERTGKLINAKSKVSQPDAVVFDK; encoded by the coding sequence ATGAATTGGAATAACCTGGGCGGCATTTTTGACGTCAAAGCTGGTTTGTCGGCAGTGTCATGGAAACCTGACCGTTTGGATATTTTGTCGGTAGCCGGCAGTTCTGTCTGGCACAAAGCATGGGATTCGGGCAGCTGGTACCCCTCTCCTGCTGACTGGGGAAACCTGGGAGGAAAGTTTGATTTTGACACCGATGTGGCAGCAGTCTCATGGGGAAAAGACCGGCTGGACATTTTTGGAATGGCAGGAAATTCCGTCTGGCATAAAGCATGGGACGGAAGCCAGTGGTATCCTTCTCCGGACGGATGGAATAACCTCGGAGGAAAATTTGATCCCGGAACAAAACTGACAGCCGTATCATGGGGAAATAACCGGCTGGATATTTTTGCATTGGCAGGCCAGTCAATCTGGCACAAAGCATGGGATACAAACCAATGGTACCCTTCTCCGGATGGATGGAATAATCTCGGAGGAAAATTCAATCCCGGCACCAGTATTTCTGCTGTATCATGGGACAAAGGCCGGCTGGATATTTTTGCGATGGCGGGCAACTCCATCTGGCAAAAAACATGGGATACAAATCAATGGTACCCTTCACCCACTGACTGGACTAATCTGGGTGGCAGCTTCGACCAGCTCACCAGTATTTCTGCTGTTTCATGGGCTAAAAACCGGCTCGATATTTTTGCGCTGGCAGGAAATTCTATCTGGCAAAAAACCTGGGACACAAACCAATGGTATCCCTCTCACAGCGACTGGACCAATCTGGGAGGTATTTTTGATCAGGGAACAAGTATTGCTACCGTTTCATGGGATAAAAACCGGCTCGATATTTTTGCTTTGGCTGGTAATTCGGTTTGGCACAAGGCGTGGGATACAAATCAATGGTATCCTTCTCACAGTGACTGGTATAATCTGGGTGGCTACTTTGATAAAGGAACCCGGCTCTCGGCGGTATCCTGGGCAAAAAACCGGCTCGATATCTTTGCGCATGCGGGTCATTCCGTTTGGCATAAAGCCTGGGACGGTAGTCGCTGGTGGCCATATGAAGCTGTTTCTGTCGACCTTCGCCCGACAATTATTGACATGGGGCTGGTTCCAAAAAGCCAGGGTTACCGGGGCACCTGCTCGGTTTTCGCATCCACGTTTTTACTCGAATACATGACCTGCAAAGAGAAAAACCGAAGCAACCTGGACTATTCGGAAGAGTACCTGAATGCAGTCACCAACACGGCGATCGGTTACGAGGAAGATGGTGACTTCTTCTCGAGTATTACTAAGGGTTATGGCGAATACGGGATTGTTGACGAAGTTTCATTTCCATATCAATCCAGTTTTGACCCAAAACACAAGCCAAGCCAAAAACTGATGAATATTGGAAAGGCCGCGCGTTTCCTGAAATCGGAAATTATGTATGCTTCGAAACCTAATCCGTCAGGCGGTTCGCCAAGGGGGCTGAGCAATAATCAGATCGAATCCGTTAAAAAATTATTGGAAAGCGGTGTGCCTGTGGCAATGGGTTTCCATGGGGCCTCTGCTTTGCAAACTTCGGATATGAACGGAATAACAGCCTGGAATGATCTATCCGACGAAGTCACAGGGGCATATGCACATTCTGTCCCGGTTGTAGGATATTGGGCTGCTACAGGAGGAACCGATGTTGGTTATTTCATCTTCAGAAACTCAGGAGGGCCAGACTGGGGCGATCACGGTTATGGTTATTTCAGCTTCAATTATGTGAGCAAGTTTGTTTACGACGTCGTGCTGTACGACAAAGAGCCAAAGTTCAGCCTGACTGACGTGGTAGCTGCAACGGTAAAGCCAAAATTAGTCAAACTGCCATTTATAACAGAAGCCGAAATGGAACGTACGGGCAAACTCATTAACGCCAAAAGCAAAGTTTCCCAACCTGATGCGGTAGTTTTCGATAAATAA
- a CDS encoding SulP family inorganic anion transporter, which produces MNSIFNLFDFKQKINYKTEVLAGLTVAMTMMPESLSFAILAGLPPLVGLYAAFIMGIVTSIFGGRPGLISGGAGATVIVLIALMKSHGIEYVFAAVALAGVIQILVGIFKFGKFIRLVPQPVMYGFVNGLAVIIFMSQLEQFKTIENGELTWLSGTPLLIMAGLVALTISIIIVLPRITKAVPPSLIAIISVFLIVSFLNIDTKIVRDIASVSGGFPPFHIPQIPVNFSSLHIIFPYALIMAGVGLTEGLLTLNLVDEITVTRGDGNRECIAQGSANILNGFFFGMGGCPMIAQTLVNLSAGARARLSGIIASLTILLIILFGAPVIELVPMAALTGVMIMVAIGTFEWVSFRIINKMPKQDVFVGVLVAVITIYLHNLALAVLSGVIISALVFAWESAKRIRARKYVDDKGVKHYEIYGPLFFGSVTAFNEKFDVPNDPNEVVIDFRESRVADMSGIDALNKLTERYSKSGKKLHLRNLSEECIILLKNASSVINVNIQTDQV; this is translated from the coding sequence TTTTCAATCTTTTTGATTTCAAACAGAAAATCAATTATAAAACAGAAGTTTTGGCCGGCCTGACTGTTGCCATGACAATGATGCCCGAATCCCTTTCTTTTGCTATTCTGGCTGGCCTTCCACCGCTTGTCGGTTTGTATGCTGCATTTATCATGGGTATTGTCACATCCATTTTTGGTGGCAGGCCAGGATTGATATCCGGAGGAGCTGGCGCAACGGTTATTGTATTAATTGCATTAATGAAATCGCACGGTATTGAGTATGTGTTTGCTGCGGTAGCATTGGCGGGTGTAATTCAGATACTGGTTGGCATTTTTAAATTCGGTAAATTTATTCGACTCGTTCCCCAGCCGGTTATGTATGGTTTTGTAAATGGTCTGGCTGTTATTATTTTCATGTCACAGCTGGAGCAGTTTAAAACAATTGAAAATGGTGAACTCACCTGGCTAAGCGGGACACCGCTGCTCATCATGGCAGGTTTGGTTGCTCTCACAATCTCTATCATTATCGTTTTACCCAGAATTACAAAAGCTGTTCCGCCATCGCTTATAGCAATTATATCGGTTTTTCTGATTGTCTCTTTTCTGAACATTGATACTAAAATAGTCCGGGATATTGCTTCTGTAAGTGGCGGGTTTCCACCATTCCATATTCCACAGATTCCTGTTAATTTTTCATCCCTGCATATTATTTTTCCATATGCCCTGATCATGGCCGGAGTCGGTCTTACCGAAGGATTACTGACGCTCAACCTTGTGGATGAAATAACCGTTACCAGAGGCGACGGAAACAGAGAATGTATTGCGCAGGGCAGCGCTAATATCCTGAACGGATTTTTCTTTGGAATGGGAGGGTGCCCCATGATTGCCCAGACACTCGTAAACTTATCTGCGGGAGCCAGAGCAAGACTTTCCGGCATTATCGCATCATTGACAATTTTGCTGATAATCCTGTTTGGAGCACCTGTCATTGAGCTCGTCCCAATGGCCGCTTTAACCGGAGTAATGATTATGGTGGCTATTGGTACTTTTGAATGGGTCAGTTTCAGGATCATCAATAAAATGCCTAAACAAGATGTATTCGTTGGAGTTCTTGTGGCTGTAATTACCATCTATCTTCATAATCTGGCTTTGGCCGTTTTATCGGGCGTTATTATTTCTGCCCTGGTATTTGCCTGGGAAAGTGCAAAGCGCATCAGAGCCAGGAAATATGTGGATGATAAAGGTGTAAAACACTACGAGATATACGGCCCGCTTTTCTTCGGTTCCGTTACCGCATTCAACGAAAAATTTGACGTTCCCAATGATCCAAACGAAGTGGTAATTGATTTCAGGGAAAGCCGTGTGGCTGATATGTCAGGAATTGATGCATTAAACAAACTGACTGAACGGTACTCCAAATCAGGAAAAAAACTGCACCTAAGGAATTTGAGCGAGGAATGTATAATTCTCCTGAAAAACGCTTCATCTGTTATTAATGTGAATATACAGACAGATCAAGTTTAA